Part of the Candidatus Dadabacteria bacterium genome, ACTCCATTCATCACATCGCTTCCTGAATCGAACTGAGAAGTCTACGTTTGACGGTAGCGAGCGGCGCGGAAACCACACATCCGGCCGCCTTGCGGTGCCCTCCCCCACCGTAACGTCTGGCAATCTGCGCCACGTCCACGTACTCCTTGGACCTGAGACTCACTTTCCAGCCGATGGCGGATTCCTGCCTCAGAAAAACCGCGACCTCAATCCCTTCAATTGCCCTCGCCATGCTTACAAGACCCTCTGTATGCTCCTTTTCGGTGCCGGTCTGCTCGAACATCTCGCTCGATACGTGAAGAAAGGCGATTTTCCCGGTTACCTCAAGGGTGTTCATTGCCAAGGTTCTAAGCATGACCTTTCTAAGAGGTTCGTTATCATAAATGAATCTTGAGATCTTTTCGGGGTCGGCTCCGCAGTTGACCAGATCAGCGGCGATCGTGAATGTCTCAGAACAGGTGTTTGAATACCGGAACGAACCGGTGTCCCCGACTATGGTGGAAAAAAGGCATTCCGCAACGTTCGGGCTGATGGGAATCCCGAGCCGCTTTATCATCCTGTAGAGAATAACTCCTGTAGAAGATGCGGTTTCATCGACAAGGCAGTACTCCGAACCCGTGCTGTTGGTTGCGTGATGGTCCACAAACGCAAACGTGAAACCGTTTTCCAGGATAAAATTTTCAAATTCTTTTCCGGGTCGCGAAACATCGGCACAGTCAAGGAGCATAACCACATCCACTGGGTTGGTGACGCCTTCAAGAGAATCGATAATGGCGGAGCATTCGGGAAGAAATCGCAGGTACTCAGGAACCCCGTCCGCGTTGTACATGATCACATCTTTTTCAAGCCCGCGAAGAACCAGCGCCATGGCTATGGTTGAACCCAGAGCGTCGCAATCCGGATTCTCGTGGGAAACGACAAGAAAGCTTTGGTTTTCCCTTATCAGGTTAAGGATGTTATCAAGCTCATCCATCCGAGAGGTCCTTTATGAGTTCGTCAATTCTCGCCCGCTTTTCCACCAAAGCGTCGTACTCGAATTCTATGTTGGGAATCTTCTTTATCCTCAATCTCTTGGAAAGAGTACTTCTTATGTAGCCTGTAGCGTTCCTTAATCCCTCAAGCATCTCCCGGGTATCGGAGCGTTCATCAAAAGAGGTAAAAAAGACCTTCGCGTAGCCCATGTCGTCTGTGACTCTCACGGCAGTTATGCTTGCCGACGATACCCTAGGGTCCTTGATCTTGCCGCGTACCAGCATCTCGGATATTTCCTTTATGAGAAGATCGGATATCCTCGCGGATCTTTTGTAGCTGTGAGACATCTTCGTTAACTTAGAAATGGATGATCTCCATTTCTTTTTCACCCATGCGGAAATTCCCCGTGCTCTCTATATAGGAAGTCACCTTGTTCAGAACGGAATTTACCAAGGAAGCATCGTTTGAAACATAACCAAGTCCTATGGTGGCCTTGTCCTTTAGGTCCAGGGAATCAACTTCAGTCAGCGAGAGGCTCTGGAACTTCGACCTCGTCCTTTCCACAAGGCTTTTCACCAGGCGTCTTTTATCTTTCAAAGACCTGTTGCCTGACATGTAGAGTTCAAACTTGGCTATGCCCACTACCATTTAAAATCCAGATATCAAAGCTCCTGCTTTATCTCCTCAAGCTTGTAGAGTTCGAAGACATCTCCCTGTTTCACGTCGTTGAAATTTTCTATCGTTATACCGCATTCGTAGCCCGATTGAACCTCCTTGACGTCCTCTTTAAAGCGTCTAAGAGAACTTACCTTGCCGTCAAAGACAACCGTGCCGTCCCGAACCACTCTGATGCTGTTGTCCCTGCTTACCCTGCCGTCAGAAACCATGCATCCCGCGATAGTCCCCACCCTTGACACGTGGAAAAGCTCCTTTACGTCCATGTGGGCCACCACGACTTCCTTGCGAATGGGCTCCAGGAGTCCCTCCATCGCGCTTTTTACGCGGCTTACCACATCGTAAATTATTGAATGAAGTTCAAGAGAGACACCTTCCTTCTCAGAGATCCTAAGCGCGTTCGCATCCGGGCGGACGTTAAACCCTATCACCACCGCGTTTGAGGCGCTCGCAAGAACCACATCCGTTTCGTTTATGCCTCCGGCTCCGGAGTGAACGATCTTTACCCTGCATTTCTCGGTAGAGAGTTTTTCCAAAGACTCCCTGAGAGCCTCAACCGATCCTTGGGTATCTGCCTTTATGATGAGCGAAAGTTCCTTCGCTTCCTCGTTTTCAATAGAGCTGAAAAGGTCTTCGAGCGAAAGTTTCGGAGTGGTGGTCACCTTGCGGGACCTGATCTTGTCCAGACGGTGAGAAGTTATCTCCTTGGCTGTCTTCTCATCCTTCACTGCATGGAATTTTTCCCCGGCTTCGGCAACTCCCGAGAGACCCATGATCTTAACGGGCATTGAAGGACCGACGCTTTTTACCGTTTTGCCCTTGTCATCGGTAAGGGCCCTTATTTTTCCACTGTGAACCCCTGATACAACGCAATCTCCGACCCGAAGAGTCCCCTCCTTGACTATGACAGTGGAGACCGCTCCCCTGCCCTTGTCAAGCTCCGCTTCTACCACCACACCATTTGCTTTTTTATCGGGCGACGCCTTGAGTTCAAGTATATCGGCCTGGAGCAGGACAAGCTCGAGGAGTTCGCTTAGACCCTTTTTCTTTTTCGCTGAAACCTCGGCAAAAAGAGTGTCTCCTCCCCACTGTTCCGATAGGAGATCTATCTCGGAGAGCTCTCTCCTGATTTTTTCGACATCGGCACCTTCCTTGTCGACTTTGTTTATGGCTACTATAATCGGAACTCCGGCCGCTTTCGCATGGTTGACCGCTTCGACCGTCTGGGGCATTACTCCGTCATCCGCCGCCACTACCAGGATCACTATGTCCGTTATACTCGCACCACGGGCCCTCATCGAAGTAAACGCCTCGTGCCCAGGCGTATCCACGAAAACTATTTTTGAATCCTTTATGTTCACCGCGTAGGCGCCTATGTGCTGCGTTATTCCACCAGCCTCTCCCGCGACAACATTGGTTTCCCTTATAGAGTCAAGGAGTGTGGTCTTGCCGTGATCAACATGTCCCATGACCGTAACGACCGGCGGGCGCGGCATTTTCTCCGCATCTTGCGACTCATCCTGATCAAAAAGCAGGTCCTCTTCAACAAACCTCTCAACGGTCACGTTAAAACCGAACTCATCGGCAAGAAGCTCGGCGGTATCGCTGTCAATTGACTGGTTGATCGTAGCGCCCGTACCCATGGTCATAAGTTTCTTAACGACTTCCGTCGCTTTTACGCTCATCATCTTCGCAAGTTCGGAAACCACTATCGTTTCGCCGACCTTGATGTTTCTTTTCGATGTGTGGGCTGGGGAAATCGGAACAACTCTCCCGTCCTGTCCATCTGCCGGGTAGGCTCCCCTGTTTTTCCCGGGTCCGTCAAAATTCTGCCTCAGTTTGGGCTTTTTGTTCTGTATTACATATTCCTTTCTGCTGGGAACCTTGGTCCGAAACGCTCTTTTGAGCTGCTCCAAGGTCTCTTCATCATGTATTTCCTCTTTTAGGGGCTTGCTCTTTTTAGCTTTTTTCTTCTGCTTTGGTTTTTCCTCATCTTCCACTTCCTCAATGACCTTTCCAGGTTCGGGAGATGGCTCCGGCTTAAGTTCAAGATCATCTTCCTGTGGAACCTCGACCTCGGCTTCGAGCGCCTCTTCGGGTATCGCTTCGCTCTCGGCGCTTGGAACTTGGAGTGGTTCAGTTTCCACGGATTCGGACGGGACAGGAATTTCGGGCTCCGGCTTGATTTCCGCAGGTTCCCCGGCAGCCGGAACGGCTTCTGCTTCCACGGGCTCCGGCTCCGGTTTTACAACCTTCTTTCTTCTCCTGACAACTCTCGAGCCGCTTCTTCTTTCGACGAAGTCGCCCGTCTCAGACTTGAAAACCTTTACGGTTTCCTTCTGCTTTTCCGCCGTTTCTGAAGAATTCTCCTCCGGGACGCTAATAAGCGCCTTTTTTATTCTCTCGGCATCTGTTTCCGAGACCACGTTTTGGTGACTTGTAACTTTCATTCCAAGCTTTACGCTCTGCTCCACTACCTCTTTGCTGGTTATTCCCAGCTCTTTGGCTATCTGATGTATCCTGACTTTAGGCATATTCCCCAAAAAATCCGCTCTCCCATAGATGCGGGTCGGTGGTTTTTGCTACTCGTCTGTTCGCGAATCCCCTACCTCTGTGCCGGTCGGCGATGATATATTAACCTCTTCTGCATCCGAAGCCTCTTCGGTTCCGCTCTCAACAGGCATCTCCTCAAGTTTTTCCATAAGCGCCACGCGGGCCGCTTTCTGAAGCGTGGAAACCTCGTCCTCGTTGAGACTTCCAACCTTCATGAGCACATCCGGTTCGCAAAAAGCTATGTGTTCAAGAGAGTAAAATCCGTCATTATAAAGCAGGCTTGCTGTAACCTCGCTTACAGACGGTAAGCTTGTAAGAAGGGAGAGCACTTCCTGCTGTTCCTGCTTGACTCTGGACTCAGTTTTTATATCTATCTTCCACTCGGTAAGCTGCGACGCCAGCCTTACGTTCTGTCCCTTCCTCCCGATAGCAAGAGAAAGCTGGTCATCATCAACTATGACCTCCATAGAGCGGCTGTTCTCGTCAATTACAACCTTGTTGACAACGGCCGGAGAGAGAGCGTTGCAGACGTAGCGGGCGGGATCTTCTGACCAAGGAACTATATCCACCTTCTCGCCCCTGAGTTCCTGGATGATGCTCTGAACCCTAGAGCCCCTCATTCCCACGCAGGCACCAACCGCGTCCACATCCGAATCGTTTGACGCCACGGCTATTTTCGTTCTTCCCCCGGGGTCTCTCGAGATAGCTTTTATCTCCACTATATTCTCGGCGATTTCTGGAACTTCCGACTCAAAAAGCCTCATTACGAAACTCACATGAGCTCTTGAAAGGATAAGCCTCGGCTCCCCCCTGGGCGACTCCTTTATATCGAGAAGCACAGCTCGTATTCTTTCCTTCATCTTGTAGTACTCTCTCGGTACCTGCTGTTCCGGGGGCAGGACGGCTTCAACCCTTCCGAGATCAACTATTATGTGCCTTCTGTCAACCCTTCTCACTATGCCGCCGATTATGGTTCCTTTCCTGCCGATAAATTCCTCGTATATAACCTTGCCTTCGGCCTCCTTGAGTTTCTGAAGGACCTTCTGCTTGGCGTTGTGAATGGCAATTCTAGTGTATTCGGGGCTTATCTTAACGCCTATCATGTCTCCAAGTTCAGTTTCGGGATCGAGTTCGGACGCTTCGGTGAGGGAAATCTCAATTTCGGGGTCGGTTACGGTTTCCACAACCTCCTTGTACTCGAAAAGCTCTACCTCTCCCTCATCGGGGTTATAGTAAACGTCGAGTTCCTTGTCCTGATTCTTTGACTTGAGAAGCTTCTCGGCAGCGGACAGAACCGCTTCCTCAACCGCACTTATTATGCGTTCCCTGTCAATGCCCTTGTCTTTCCCTACGGAATCTATAACTCTCGTCAGTTCCGTAATCATTTTCTCGCTCCTTTCCCAAAATCAATTTCCAAGTTCGCCCTGCTGACGGAGCCGAAAGGCACGCTGTAGGAACGGCCATCAACTTCCACCAGAATCATTTCCCCTTCCATTCCGAGAAGCGTTCCGGAAAAAACCCTTCTGTCATCGACCGGACCCGTGGTCTTTATCTTCACTTTCCTTCCCTTGAACCTCTCGTAGTCGCTTTGCCTGTTAAGGGGCCTCCTGAGACCGGGAGAAGATACCTCAAGCGTGTAAGAATGCTGTGGCATTATGTCGTAGGCATCCAGAACCACACCGAGCTCTCTGCTCACGTTAGCGCAGTCATCAACGGTGACCCCGCCCTCCTTGTCAAGAAATACCCTCAAGACCCTGCCACCTCTTTCCCTCAGATACTTTATATCCACAAGCTCGCAGGAGTTTTCCTCGACAATCGGGTGAAGAACCTCCAGAACCGCTTTTTCAAGCTTACCGTTAGCCTTTTCCACAAAAATTCTCCGTGTCTTTCATACCCTTCAACAAAAAAGAGCGGGTAAAGACCCACTCTTTCCAAAGCGGTTTAAATTCTACATAAAACAAAAAAATCGGCAAGAAAATACCCGATTGTCACGCGACCCCTTCGGCGTATTTAAGCT contains:
- a CDS encoding ribosome maturation factor RimP is translated as MEKANGKLEKAVLEVLHPIVEENSCELVDIKYLRERGGRVLRVFLDKEGGVTVDDCANVSRELGVVLDAYDIMPQHSYTLEVSSPGLRRPLNRQSDYERFKGRKVKIKTTGPVDDRRVFSGTLLGMEGEMILVEVDGRSYSVPFGSVSRANLEIDFGKGARK
- a CDS encoding DUF503 domain-containing protein is translated as MVVGIAKFELYMSGNRSLKDKRRLVKSLVERTRSKFQSLSLTEVDSLDLKDKATIGLGYVSNDASLVNSVLNKVTSYIESTGNFRMGEKEMEIIHF
- the infB gene encoding translation initiation factor IF-2 gives rise to the protein MPKVRIHQIAKELGITSKEVVEQSVKLGMKVTSHQNVVSETDAERIKKALISVPEENSSETAEKQKETVKVFKSETGDFVERRSGSRVVRRRKKVVKPEPEPVEAEAVPAAGEPAEIKPEPEIPVPSESVETEPLQVPSAESEAIPEEALEAEVEVPQEDDLELKPEPSPEPGKVIEEVEDEEKPKQKKKAKKSKPLKEEIHDEETLEQLKRAFRTKVPSRKEYVIQNKKPKLRQNFDGPGKNRGAYPADGQDGRVVPISPAHTSKRNIKVGETIVVSELAKMMSVKATEVVKKLMTMGTGATINQSIDSDTAELLADEFGFNVTVERFVEEDLLFDQDESQDAEKMPRPPVVTVMGHVDHGKTTLLDSIRETNVVAGEAGGITQHIGAYAVNIKDSKIVFVDTPGHEAFTSMRARGASITDIVILVVAADDGVMPQTVEAVNHAKAAGVPIIVAINKVDKEGADVEKIRRELSEIDLLSEQWGGDTLFAEVSAKKKKGLSELLELVLLQADILELKASPDKKANGVVVEAELDKGRGAVSTVIVKEGTLRVGDCVVSGVHSGKIRALTDDKGKTVKSVGPSMPVKIMGLSGVAEAGEKFHAVKDEKTAKEITSHRLDKIRSRKVTTTPKLSLEDLFSSIENEEAKELSLIIKADTQGSVEALRESLEKLSTEKCRVKIVHSGAGGINETDVVLASASNAVVIGFNVRPDANALRISEKEGVSLELHSIIYDVVSRVKSAMEGLLEPIRKEVVVAHMDVKELFHVSRVGTIAGCMVSDGRVSRDNSIRVVRDGTVVFDGKVSSLRRFKEDVKEVQSGYECGITIENFNDVKQGDVFELYKLEEIKQEL
- the nusA gene encoding transcription termination factor NusA, whose product is MITELTRVIDSVGKDKGIDRERIISAVEEAVLSAAEKLLKSKNQDKELDVYYNPDEGEVELFEYKEVVETVTDPEIEISLTEASELDPETELGDMIGVKISPEYTRIAIHNAKQKVLQKLKEAEGKVIYEEFIGRKGTIIGGIVRRVDRRHIIVDLGRVEAVLPPEQQVPREYYKMKERIRAVLLDIKESPRGEPRLILSRAHVSFVMRLFESEVPEIAENIVEIKAISRDPGGRTKIAVASNDSDVDAVGACVGMRGSRVQSIIQELRGEKVDIVPWSEDPARYVCNALSPAVVNKVVIDENSRSMEVIVDDDQLSLAIGRKGQNVRLASQLTEWKIDIKTESRVKQEQQEVLSLLTSLPSVSEVTASLLYNDGFYSLEHIAFCEPDVLMKVGSLNEDEVSTLQKAARVALMEKLEEMPVESGTEEASDAEEVNISSPTGTEVGDSRTDE
- a CDS encoding bifunctional oligoribonuclease/PAP phosphatase NrnA codes for the protein MDELDNILNLIRENQSFLVVSHENPDCDALGSTIAMALVLRGLEKDVIMYNADGVPEYLRFLPECSAIIDSLEGVTNPVDVVMLLDCADVSRPGKEFENFILENGFTFAFVDHHATNSTGSEYCLVDETASSTGVILYRMIKRLGIPISPNVAECLFSTIVGDTGSFRYSNTCSETFTIAADLVNCGADPEKISRFIYDNEPLRKVMLRTLAMNTLEVTGKIAFLHVSSEMFEQTGTEKEHTEGLVSMARAIEGIEVAVFLRQESAIGWKVSLRSKEYVDVAQIARRYGGGGHRKAAGCVVSAPLATVKRRLLSSIQEAM
- the rbfA gene encoding 30S ribosome-binding factor RbfA; translation: MSHSYKRSARISDLLIKEISEMLVRGKIKDPRVSSASITAVRVTDDMGYAKVFFTSFDERSDTREMLEGLRNATGYIRSTLSKRLRIKKIPNIEFEYDALVEKRARIDELIKDLSDG